One region of Thunnus thynnus chromosome 14, fThuThy2.1, whole genome shotgun sequence genomic DNA includes:
- the znhit2 gene encoding zinc finger HIT domain-containing protein 2, with the protein MNPLIRRRLPPSVRSLLTDIGPKEEWTDTEPDTVTRDGILLPARGAASGREEFLSPAKTREEQATDEGGNTKRSALCMLCESKQSCYTCPRCNLHYCGLACYQSPAHSACSEEFYKESVLQELKDMGKTEAEGRKKMQEILTGLRQKAERTDGGIESVLREVGVVQDDTEEGEGDVEERVQVVELLSRLAEFQQSGEENETEIEAILRKLEEIGGGPEGDVDVEAESAEGEPDLADRLSGLDLDKLSEEELWGLLDSKEKETFMGLVKGGALGRLVALWKPWWEEHEEGGRALVEVLEEEVSKLEKDKSTTTADDEGKISQEAAQNRGKSAKKVGKIKGRNRKETSKDEGSSTVSGVPPISAKIPKLSSLSANPSPLVCYGLVNALFGYTFTLCLFNGDTDSLIFEVCDMILALSEALDSGRVFNSVQEALDCGETRILGGGYLDKDDSCAPARAVEAVAHIMTGRDRKDVTGYCLAALSQLRSVLSQARTALSKEGEEGAKRQKYFLASKKCEFFQAWVLDNAQRTRMLAIELWNEHSKRESERNSMEKAKTVVEESFKKGKRKGNSKMIEELS; encoded by the coding sequence ATGAATCCATTAATTAGACGGAGACTTCCTCCGTCTGTGAGGAGTCTTCTGACGGACATCGGTCCAAAGGAGGAGTGGACTGACACAGAGCCGGACACCGTCACCAGGGACGGGATCCTGCTCCCCGCCAGAGGAGCTGCTTCTGGACGAGAGGAGTTTCTCAGCCCAGCCAAGACTCGAGAGGAGCAGGCTACAGATGAAGGGGGAAACACCAAGAGGAGTGCACTCTGCATGTTGTGTGAAAGTAAACAGTCCTGCTACACCTGTCCACGGTGTAACCTGCATTACTGTGGCTTGGCTTGCTACCAGAGTCCAGCTCACTCTGCGTGCTCTGAGGAGTTTTACAAAGAGTCTGTCCTGCAGGAGCTGAAGGATATGGGGAAAACAGAGGCTGAGGGGAGAAAGAAAATGCAGGAGATTCTCACTGGACTCAGACAAAAGGCAGAAAGGACAGACGGGGGAATAGAGAGTGTGTTGAGAGAAGTGGGTGTTGTGCAAGATGACAcagaagagggagaaggagatgtAGAGGAGAGAGTGCAGGTTGTGGAGCTCCTGTCCAGATTAGCAGAGTTTCAACAGTCTGGAGAAGAGAATGAGACGGAGATTGAGGCTATTTTGAGAAAACTTGAAGAGATCGGAGGAGGACCGGAAGGAGACGTAGACGTGGAAGCTGAAAGTGCAGAAGGAGAGCCGGACTTGGCTGACCGGCTCTCGGGGCTGGATCTTGACAAACTCTCAGAAGAAGAGCTGTGGGGACTTCTTGACAGCAAGGAGAAAGAGACGTTTATGGGTCTGGTGAAGGGTGGAGCTCTTGGCCGGCTGGTTGCCCTGTGGAAGCCGTGGTGGGAGGAAcatgaggagggagggagagcgtTGGTGGAGGTGCTTGAGGAGGAGGTGAGCAAACTGGAGAAAGATAAATCAACAACTACGGCTGATGATGAAGGCAAGATATCGCAAGAAGCGGCTCAGAATCGGGGCAAATCTGCGAAAAAAGTGGGAAAGATTAAAGGTagaaacagaaaggaaacaAGCAAAGATGAGGGAAGTTCAACAGTTTCCGGTGTGCCTCCAATTTCTGCAAAAATTCCCAAACTAAGTTCCTTAAGTGCAAATCCATCTCCTTTGGTTTGCTACGGTTTGGTTAACGCACTTTTTGGCTACACTTTCACCTTGTGTCTGTTTAACGGAGACACTGATTCACTGATTTTTGAGGTCTGTGACATGATTCTTGCTTTGTCTGAGGCGCTGGACTCAGGAAGGGTTTTCAACTCTGTCCAAGAGGCCTTAGACTGCGGAGAAACTCGAATTTTAGGAGGAGGTTACCTCGACAAGGATGACTCCTGTGCCCCAGCCAGGGCGGTGGAAGCCGTGGCTCACATCATGACcggcagagacagaaaggatGTTACGGGATACTGTCTGGCAGCCTTGAGTCAGCTCCGCTCAGTGCTCTCCCAGGCCAGAACCGCCCTGTccaaagagggagaggaaggggcAAAGAGGCAGAAGTACTTCCTGGCAAGCAAGAAGTGTGAATTCTTTCAAGCCTGGGTGTTGGACAATGCACAGCGGACTCGTATGCTGGCTATCGAGTTGTGGAACGAGCACAGTAAAAGGGAGAGTGAAAGGAACAGCATGGAGAAAGCAAAGACTGTAGTTGAGGAGAGCTTTAAgaaagggaagaggaaagggAATAGTAAGATGATTGAAGAGTTGAGCTAA